Proteins from a genomic interval of Desulfovibrio piger:
- a CDS encoding tyrosine-type recombinase/integrase, whose amino-acid sequence MATKHKRATMTARQLAEDYLAHQITRDVTRTSTRHHLNQLLALFGGWQARRVGTAQMQEFLTVQRGRGVMATTAHHRVRLWRTVLAWAVETGRLPASPLAGFRLHRPRARRIDPPTRAEAARMCKVAAPHIRRVIVLGMAAGPRIGPSELFRLAWADVDLAAGYMRMPNAAKGSRDDSRIVPIRDDILPLLRAWKEEDEKQGCPWVIHWQGRPVRCIGHAWHQARKTAGITRRITPYSLRHAMPTEALEHGADVKAVAEVMGHADPTMLLRVYQHTRYRLRKKAVNAAPGLKLDKI is encoded by the coding sequence ATGGCAACAAAACACAAACGGGCGACCATGACGGCCCGCCAACTGGCAGAGGACTATCTGGCCCACCAGATCACGCGGGACGTGACCCGCACCAGTACCCGGCATCACCTCAACCAGCTGCTGGCCCTGTTCGGGGGCTGGCAGGCCCGCCGGGTGGGCACGGCCCAGATGCAGGAGTTTTTGACCGTCCAGCGGGGGCGCGGCGTCATGGCCACCACAGCGCACCACCGCGTCCGTCTGTGGCGTACCGTCCTGGCCTGGGCCGTGGAGACGGGCCGCCTGCCCGCGTCGCCTCTGGCGGGTTTCCGGCTGCACCGCCCCAGGGCACGGCGCATCGATCCGCCCACGCGGGCCGAGGCTGCGCGCATGTGTAAGGTAGCCGCGCCGCATATCCGGCGTGTGATCGTCCTAGGCATGGCGGCCGGGCCGCGTATCGGCCCCAGCGAGCTTTTTCGGCTTGCATGGGCGGATGTGGATCTGGCGGCGGGCTATATGAGGATGCCCAACGCTGCCAAGGGCTCGCGGGATGACAGTAGGATCGTCCCCATCCGGGACGACATCCTGCCCCTGCTGCGGGCGTGGAAAGAGGAAGACGAGAAACAGGGCTGCCCGTGGGTCATCCACTGGCAGGGCCGCCCTGTGCGCTGCATAGGCCATGCCTGGCATCAGGCCCGAAAAACGGCGGGCATCACGCGGCGCATAACGCCCTATAGCCTGCGCCATGCCATGCCCACGGAAGCCCTTGAGCATGGCGCGGACGTGAAAGCGGTGGCGGAGGTCATGGGCCATGCTGACCCGACCATGCTGCTGCGTGTCTATCAGCACACACGCTACAGGCTGCGGAAAAAAGCGGTCAACGCCGCGCCAGGACTGAAACTCGACAAGATTTGA
- a CDS encoding 3'-5' exonuclease: MATMFPADVTSFLTTGEEATYSFLQRTARPDGKFLCWYAPDIEEREPDFILLSPDCGLVVLEVKDWLIDQLLEVDGKSVLLSVNGREERRKQPLAQAREYVGSLLTLLNKHAPRMADGKPLLPCPVTGGAVLPHISREEFRAAGLGEVMEEGRIIFWDELHEESPLRRDASGRSFACWLAEHFPPLFPFQLSGSQIDWLRARIFPVVRLELPVRGGTHASAQDETIRALDRDQENLARGMGAGKQLIIGPSGSGKTLILAHQAWNLPRVDKKIRRVLVTCFNLSLVGYIRRLLARKGASLGPDGVEVVPFYTICERILGEPLTHAEESEYYNIIVQEAQERLQGEHPLKGHWDAILVDEGQDFSPEMAHVLLALLPPHGVLTVAQDEQQCLYQPEDSGWEKMGIAGLRLRRLQRQYRNTRAIARMALRLLPEDEPVPELAGAEGEAPCWLQSADAPALVRDVADAVATLVREGVPMSEIAILYAHSRMEGLASSLPESLLEAVEARGVMARWVARDTTSKRYFDITTDSVCISTIHSAKGLDFSHVFLLGMDRLQPEKPRQRRLAYVGMTRAREHLTLAICGREGLVPLLAAAER; this comes from the coding sequence ATGGCGACCATGTTTCCTGCTGATGTGACGTCGTTCCTGACGACCGGCGAAGAGGCAACGTACAGTTTCCTGCAACGCACGGCCCGGCCGGACGGCAAATTCCTGTGCTGGTACGCGCCGGACATCGAAGAGCGCGAGCCGGACTTCATCCTGCTGTCGCCCGATTGCGGCCTGGTGGTGCTGGAGGTCAAGGACTGGCTCATCGACCAGCTGCTGGAAGTGGACGGCAAAAGCGTGCTCCTGTCGGTCAACGGCCGGGAGGAGCGGCGCAAGCAGCCTTTGGCCCAGGCGCGGGAATATGTGGGCAGCCTGCTCACCCTGTTGAACAAGCACGCGCCCCGCATGGCGGACGGCAAGCCTTTGCTGCCCTGTCCCGTCACCGGCGGGGCCGTGTTGCCGCATATCAGCCGTGAGGAATTCCGGGCGGCCGGTCTGGGCGAGGTCATGGAGGAGGGCCGGATCATCTTCTGGGATGAACTGCACGAGGAGTCCCCGCTGCGCCGGGATGCCTCGGGCCGCAGTTTCGCGTGCTGGCTCGCGGAGCATTTCCCGCCCCTGTTCCCCTTCCAGCTATCGGGTTCCCAGATCGACTGGCTGCGGGCCCGGATCTTCCCCGTGGTGCGGCTGGAACTGCCCGTACGCGGCGGGACGCATGCCTCGGCCCAGGACGAGACCATCCGAGCTCTGGACCGCGACCAGGAAAATCTGGCACGCGGCATGGGCGCCGGGAAACAGCTCATCATCGGGCCGTCCGGCAGCGGCAAGACGCTCATCCTGGCGCATCAGGCCTGGAACCTGCCGCGGGTGGACAAAAAGATCCGCCGTGTGCTGGTGACCTGCTTCAATCTTTCACTGGTGGGCTACATCCGCCGCTTGCTGGCCCGCAAGGGCGCCAGCCTTGGCCCGGACGGGGTGGAGGTGGTGCCGTTCTACACTATTTGTGAGCGTATCCTGGGCGAACCGCTGACCCATGCCGAGGAGAGCGAGTATTACAACATCATCGTGCAGGAGGCACAGGAGCGCCTGCAAGGGGAGCATCCGCTCAAAGGGCACTGGGATGCCATCCTGGTCGATGAGGGGCAGGATTTTTCCCCGGAGATGGCGCACGTCCTGCTGGCCCTGCTGCCGCCGCATGGGGTGCTGACCGTGGCCCAGGACGAACAGCAATGCCTGTACCAGCCGGAGGACAGCGGCTGGGAGAAAATGGGCATCGCCGGTCTGCGGCTGCGCCGTCTGCAACGCCAGTACCGCAACACACGGGCCATCGCCCGGATGGCCTTGCGTCTGCTGCCGGAAGATGAGCCCGTGCCGGAGCTGGCAGGCGCGGAAGGGGAAGCGCCCTGCTGGCTGCAAAGCGCCGATGCGCCTGCGCTGGTGCGCGATGTGGCGGATGCCGTGGCCACTCTGGTACGGGAGGGTGTGCCCATGAGCGAGATAGCGATCCTCTACGCCCATTCCCGCATGGAAGGGCTGGCGTCCAGCCTGCCGGAAAGCCTGCTGGAAGCGGTGGAGGCCCGGGGCGTCATGGCCCGCTGGGTGGCCCGGGATACGACCAGCAAGCGCTATTTCGACATCACCACGGACAGCGTCTGCATTTCCACCATCCACAGCGCCAAAGGTCTGGATTTTTCCCATGTCTTCCTGCTGGGCATGGATCGCCTCCAGCCGGAGAAGCCCCGCCAGCGGCGTCTGGCCTATGTGGGGATGACGCGCGCCCGGGAGCATCTGACGCTGGCTATTTGCGGCCGGGAAGGGCTCGTCCCCTTGCTGGCAGCGGCAGAGCGGTAG
- a CDS encoding MarR family winged helix-turn-helix transcriptional regulator translates to MPATSPDDIIDLLSRIRERANQHICDELARRGITDLLPAHGAVLHALFEESPQPMSTLARRIGRKKNTVTGLVDTLQERGYCRRRPSPQDARVQLVSLSDRGEALRHVQTDISTALHRRLWQDVPPADQAACMAVLDSLLRNLAR, encoded by the coding sequence ATGCCTGCCACCTCACCTGATGACATCATCGACCTGCTTTCCCGTATCCGGGAACGGGCCAACCAGCATATCTGCGACGAACTTGCCCGGCGCGGCATCACCGATCTGCTGCCCGCCCACGGGGCCGTGCTCCATGCACTGTTCGAGGAATCCCCCCAGCCCATGAGCACGCTGGCCCGGCGCATAGGCCGCAAAAAAAACACGGTCACGGGCCTGGTGGATACCCTGCAGGAGCGCGGCTACTGCCGGCGCCGTCCCTCGCCGCAGGACGCCCGGGTGCAGCTCGTGTCCCTGAGCGACAGGGGCGAGGCCCTGCGCCATGTCCAGACGGACATCTCCACGGCACTGCACCGCAGGCTCTGGCAGGACGTCCCGCCCGCGGATCAGGCCGCCTGCATGGCTGTGCTGGACAGCCTCCTGCGCAATCTGGCCCGCTGA
- the secE gene encoding preprotein translocase subunit SecE yields the protein MVKKSAQADSKTEQTPNPISRLAQYIEDSRGELRKVTWPTLKETRKATFAVLGFVAVMAIVLGLVDLGLSAIIKSILS from the coding sequence ATGGTAAAGAAATCCGCGCAAGCCGACTCCAAGACCGAACAGACCCCCAACCCCATCTCCCGCCTGGCGCAATATATCGAAGATTCTCGCGGCGAACTGCGTAAGGTTACGTGGCCTACGCTCAAGGAAACGCGCAAAGCGACGTTTGCGGTTCTGGGCTTTGTTGCCGTCATGGCGATCGTGCTTGGCCTCGTGGATCTGGGGCTTTCGGCCATCATCAAGAGCATCCTCTCCTGA
- a CDS encoding phage tail protein, whose product MPTVTVVPSDSLIIVDGAALVFPFDAPTNLHALQWRGGTGHTEWTDGPNKPLTAEDYDEQVVPYVKLWQAEKARLEKKAAEEAAARALPDAKSAKQNEIQNGYDAALAASLTMPAASPTAQDVSIGAALLAVDDAEGLAFVQSKHAARRDELLAAVEAAETVEAVEAVVVDYDV is encoded by the coding sequence ATGCCCACTGTTACTGTTGTCCCCTCCGATAGCCTGATCATCGTCGATGGCGCGGCCCTCGTTTTCCCGTTTGACGCCCCGACAAATCTGCATGCCCTGCAATGGCGTGGGGGCACTGGCCATACCGAGTGGACGGATGGCCCCAACAAGCCGCTGACTGCTGAAGATTATGACGAGCAGGTCGTACCGTATGTGAAGCTCTGGCAGGCGGAAAAAGCACGCCTGGAGAAGAAAGCCGCCGAGGAGGCCGCCGCCCGTGCGCTCCCCGATGCCAAGTCCGCCAAGCAAAACGAGATCCAGAACGGCTACGACGCCGCTCTGGCGGCCTCCCTGACCATGCCCGCCGCTTCTCCTACGGCGCAGGACGTGAGCATCGGCGCGGCCCTGTTGGCTGTAGATGATGCGGAGGGGCTGGCCTTTGTGCAGTCCAAGCACGCCGCCCGCCGTGACGAACTGCTGGCCGCCGTGGAGGCCGCCGAGACCGTAGAGGCCGTGGAGGCCGTGGTCGTGGACTATGACGTATAG
- a CDS encoding PqqD family peptide modification chaperone encodes MAHQDVFFAGVPGAVRLHDCQGLLPALDAFFRLWPHAPQPAGLPSISGTLPSGLHETAPLLVITPQGRGYRLRSPWLPAPRYEPSRACLLCSLAIELVAACCHACPRLISLHAAAVCLHGRTLIFCGDNRAGKSTLVVRLMAGTARGLGDDLLGLHQGKIFSFGVAPRLRLPPPSSPALKRFMNERPGICDRHYGYLAPSPDDLAPWGERHAPDAVILLERTPGSRAVLLPAPAATGMDNVLARFLIPDGGAPEVLRLGSQLLDALPCRILRYDDLDEAAGVLARQAPLLPPAAPLPADFPPVPDSSVFYARPSAGRPPAAETAGDAGDSRTLWQQRPGLSCRQAGQSIFLTDSHGNHIFRLDGTGAVVWQLLSAPLSRDEALSLLAETFPDVPKTRIRHELKQLFQALFEARLIEKAHKSP; translated from the coding sequence ATGGCGCACCAGGACGTCTTTTTTGCCGGTGTGCCGGGAGCCGTGCGACTGCATGACTGCCAAGGCCTGCTGCCCGCACTGGATGCTTTTTTCCGGCTCTGGCCGCACGCCCCGCAACCAGCGGGGCTCCCGTCCATCTCCGGGACGCTGCCATCCGGCCTGCACGAAACTGCGCCCCTGCTGGTCATCACTCCACAGGGGCGCGGCTATCGCCTGCGCTCTCCCTGGCTGCCCGCTCCCCGCTACGAGCCCTCCCGGGCCTGTCTGCTGTGCAGCCTGGCCATCGAGCTGGTGGCCGCCTGCTGTCATGCCTGCCCCCGCCTGATCTCCCTCCATGCCGCGGCCGTGTGCCTGCATGGGCGCACCCTGATCTTCTGCGGCGACAACCGCGCCGGGAAAAGCACGCTGGTCGTCCGTCTCATGGCCGGTACAGCACGGGGGCTCGGTGACGACCTGCTGGGCCTCCATCAGGGAAAAATCTTTTCCTTCGGCGTAGCTCCCCGCCTGCGCCTGCCCCCGCCCTCTTCCCCTGCCCTGAAACGCTTCATGAACGAGCGCCCGGGCATATGTGATCGCCATTATGGCTATCTGGCTCCCTCCCCGGACGATCTGGCGCCCTGGGGCGAACGCCACGCCCCGGATGCCGTGATCCTGCTGGAACGCACGCCCGGCAGCCGGGCCGTTCTTCTGCCCGCCCCTGCCGCCACCGGCATGGACAACGTGCTGGCCCGTTTCCTGATCCCCGATGGCGGTGCACCGGAGGTCCTCAGGCTGGGCTCACAACTGCTGGATGCCCTGCCCTGCCGCATCCTCCGCTATGATGACCTGGATGAAGCCGCAGGGGTCCTCGCACGGCAGGCGCCCTTGCTGCCCCCGGCTGCACCCCTGCCCGCGGATTTTCCTCCCGTGCCGGATTCTTCTGTCTTCTATGCTCGTCCCTCAGCCGGTCGGCCTCCCGCAGCCGAGACCGCCGGCGACGCGGGGGACAGCAGGACACTGTGGCAGCAGCGCCCGGGCCTGAGTTGCCGGCAGGCAGGACAAAGCATCTTCCTCACGGACAGCCACGGTAACCACATCTTTCGTCTCGATGGCACCGGAGCCGTGGTCTGGCAGCTGCTTTCCGCTCCCCTTTCACGTGACGAGGCTCTTTCCCTGCTGGCCGAGACCTTCCCTGACGTCCCCAAAACACGCATCCGGCACGAGCTGAAACAACTTTTTCAGGCCCTTTTTGAAGCCCGCTTGATCGAAAAAGCCCATAAAAGCCCCTGA
- a CDS encoding phage tail protein, whose translation MPQVTVVPADHLIIVDGAALVFPFDAPTNLHALQWRGGTGHTEWTDGPNKPLTAEDYDEQVVPYVKLWQAEKARLEKKAAEEAAARALPDAKSAKQNEIQNGYDAALAASLTMPAASPTAQDVSIGAALLAVDDAEGLAYVQALHAARRDELLAAVEAAETVEAVEAVVVDYDV comes from the coding sequence ATGCCTCAAGTTACCGTAGTTCCCGCTGACCATTTAATCATCGTCGATGGCGCGGCCCTCGTTTTCCCGTTTGACGCCCCGACAAATCTGCATGCCCTGCAATGGCGTGGGGGCACTGGCCATACCGAGTGGACGGATGGCCCCAACAAGCCGCTGACTGCTGAAGATTATGACGAGCAGGTCGTACCGTATGTGAAGCTCTGGCAGGCGGAAAAAGCACGCCTGGAGAAGAAAGCCGCCGAGGAGGCTGCCGCCCGTGCGCTCCCCGATGCCAAGTCCGCCAAGCAAAACGAGATCCAGAACGGCTACGACGCCGCTCTGGCGGCCTCCCTGACCATGCCCGCCGCTTCTCCTACGGCGCAGGACGTGAGCATCGGCGCGGCCCTGTTGGCTGTAGATGATGCGGAGGGGCTGGCGTATGTGCAGGCTCTGCATGCCGCCCGCCGTGACGAACTGCTGGCCGCCGTGGAGGCCGCCGAGACCGTAGAGGCCGTGGAGGCCGTGGTCGTGGACTATGACGTATAG
- the tuf gene encoding elongation factor Tu — MGKEKYERKKPHVNIGTIGHIDHGKTTLTAAITKIAGLKGSGSFISYDEIDKAPEEKERGITIATAHVEYETEKRHYAHVDCPGHADYIKNMITGAAQMDGGILVVAATDGPMPQTREHILLARQVGVPQLVVFLNKCDLVDDEELLELVELEVRELLSSYDFPGDDVPVIRGSALKALECDDPDAPEAKCIIELLQACDDFIPDPERDIDKPFLMPIEDVFSISGRGTVVTGRVERGIIKVGDVVEIVGIKPTAQTTCTGVEMFRKLLDQGEAGDNIGVLLRGTKRDEVERGQVLAAPKSITPHKKFKAEVYVLSKEEGGRHTPFFSGYRPQFYFRTTDITGVINLPEGVEMVMPGDNSQFLVELIAPIAMEAGLRFAIREGGRTVGSGVVTEIIE; from the coding sequence ATGGGCAAGGAAAAATACGAACGCAAAAAGCCCCACGTTAACATTGGTACCATCGGCCACATCGACCATGGTAAGACTACTCTGACCGCCGCCATCACCAAGATCGCCGGTCTGAAGGGCTCCGGTAGCTTCATTTCCTACGACGAAATCGACAAGGCTCCCGAAGAAAAGGAACGTGGTATCACCATCGCCACCGCCCATGTGGAATACGAAACCGAAAAGCGTCACTACGCTCACGTGGACTGCCCCGGCCACGCTGACTACATCAAGAACATGATCACCGGTGCTGCCCAGATGGACGGCGGTATCCTGGTGGTGGCCGCCACCGACGGTCCCATGCCTCAGACCCGTGAGCACATCCTGCTCGCCCGTCAGGTCGGCGTGCCCCAGCTGGTCGTGTTCCTGAACAAGTGCGACCTGGTGGACGACGAAGAACTGCTGGAACTGGTGGAACTGGAAGTGCGCGAACTGCTGTCTTCCTACGACTTCCCCGGCGACGACGTGCCCGTTATCCGTGGTTCCGCTCTGAAGGCTCTGGAATGCGACGATCCCGACGCTCCTGAAGCCAAGTGCATCATCGAACTGCTGCAGGCTTGCGACGACTTCATCCCCGATCCCGAGCGCGACATCGACAAGCCCTTCCTGATGCCCATCGAAGACGTGTTCTCCATCTCCGGCCGCGGTACCGTGGTGACCGGTCGTGTGGAACGCGGCATCATCAAGGTCGGCGACGTGGTGGAAATCGTGGGTATCAAGCCCACCGCCCAGACCACCTGCACCGGCGTGGAAATGTTCCGCAAGCTGCTGGACCAGGGCGAAGCTGGTGACAACATCGGTGTGCTGCTGCGCGGCACCAAGCGTGACGAAGTGGAACGCGGCCAGGTGCTCGCTGCTCCCAAGTCCATCACGCCCCACAAGAAGTTCAAGGCTGAAGTGTACGTCCTGTCCAAGGAAGAAGGTGGCCGTCACACCCCGTTCTTCTCCGGCTATCGTCCTCAGTTCTACTTCCGTACCACCGACATCACCGGTGTGATCAACCTGCCCGAAGGTGTGGAAATGGTCATGCCTGGCGATAACAGCCAGTTCCTGGTGGAACTGATCGCCCCCATCGCCATGGAAGCCGGTCTGCGCTTCGCCATCCGTGAAGGTGGCCGTACCGTGGGCTCCGGCGTGGTGACCGAAATCATCGAGTAG
- a CDS encoding sodium:solute symporter family protein, which produces MLKTASLIGLVLYFAILLLVVLKEKKNSDVEDYFFAGRSLPFWALSITFIASWWGGGSALSTADLAFADGMGAFWYYGVPVLVATLLMGLGARAIRSVGYLTQGAMMEARYSRPVARLLALMILFFMLFSAASQMVAVGDFFGTFLGMGYEGGVLAGTLIVLVYSMFGGFRGVVLTDIIQFLLLLLSALAVFVVAMQECGGLGPIAEAAARSGRPEFMSLTAGAPKYLMYVITVGCSWMIQANVWQRISATRDTRDARRMTVMSFFVYIPLYLIVVLTGMAGIVLFDTLPKGGVVTALVESSMSPLLAAVVFVGISAAIMSTMDSLINTGAMTLVMDLLPGSYDEKTRLRLSRLATLVIVAVGILISLRIRSIFEITWIASDIITTGVFVPLVLAFFWRRGTSRGALCSMLCGLAYCLYNLAIFLGMPLPAFWEQQSALQVILGVCLSLLVFTVTSLLDEPEYHKADAFLARTRQQAC; this is translated from the coding sequence ATGCTCAAGACCGCTTCCCTTATCGGGCTCGTCCTCTATTTTGCCATCCTGTTGCTGGTCGTCCTCAAAGAAAAAAAGAACAGCGACGTGGAAGACTATTTCTTTGCCGGGCGCAGCCTGCCGTTCTGGGCCCTGTCCATCACCTTCATCGCCTCATGGTGGGGCGGGGGCTCGGCCCTGTCCACGGCGGATCTGGCCTTTGCCGACGGCATGGGGGCCTTCTGGTACTACGGCGTGCCCGTGCTGGTGGCCACCCTGCTCATGGGCCTGGGGGCACGGGCCATCCGCAGCGTGGGCTATCTGACCCAGGGGGCCATGATGGAGGCCCGCTATTCCCGCCCCGTGGCGCGGCTGCTGGCGCTGATGATCCTGTTTTTCATGCTGTTCTCCGCTGCCTCGCAGATGGTGGCCGTGGGGGATTTTTTCGGGACCTTCCTCGGCATGGGCTATGAGGGCGGCGTGCTGGCCGGGACGCTCATCGTGCTGGTCTATTCCATGTTCGGGGGCTTTCGCGGCGTGGTGCTCACGGACATCATCCAGTTCCTGCTGCTGCTCCTGTCCGCCCTGGCCGTCTTCGTGGTGGCCATGCAGGAATGCGGCGGCCTGGGCCCCATCGCGGAGGCGGCGGCCCGCAGCGGCAGGCCGGAATTCATGAGCCTGACCGCAGGCGCCCCCAAGTACCTGATGTACGTCATCACCGTCGGCTGCTCGTGGATGATCCAGGCCAATGTCTGGCAGCGCATCTCGGCCACACGCGACACGCGGGACGCCCGGCGCATGACGGTCATGAGCTTCTTCGTCTACATCCCGCTGTACCTGATCGTGGTCCTTACCGGCATGGCGGGCATCGTCCTGTTCGATACCCTGCCCAAGGGCGGCGTGGTCACCGCCCTGGTGGAAAGCTCCATGTCGCCCCTGCTGGCGGCGGTGGTCTTCGTGGGCATCTCGGCGGCCATCATGTCCACCATGGACTCCCTCATCAACACCGGCGCCATGACCCTGGTCATGGACCTGCTCCCCGGCAGCTACGACGAAAAGACCCGCTTGCGCCTGTCCCGGCTGGCCACGCTGGTCATCGTGGCCGTGGGCATCCTCATCTCCCTGCGCATCCGTTCCATCTTCGAGATCACCTGGATAGCCTCGGACATCATCACCACCGGCGTGTTCGTACCGCTTGTCCTGGCCTTTTTCTGGCGGCGCGGCACCAGCAGGGGCGCCCTGTGCTCCATGCTCTGCGGCCTGGCCTACTGCCTGTACAATCTGGCCATCTTCCTGGGGATGCCCTTGCCCGCCTTCTGGGAGCAGCAGTCGGCCCTGCAGGTGATCCTGGGCGTCTGCCTCTCCCTGCTGGTCTTTACCGTGACCAGCCTGCTGGATGAGCCGGAATACCACAAGGCCGACGCCTTTCTGGCCCGGACCCGGCAACAGGCCTGCTGA
- the rpmG gene encoding 50S ribosomal protein L33, translating to MRVNIILACTECKRRNYSTRKNKKNTTGRLEMKKYCPWDKKHTLHRETR from the coding sequence ATGAGAGTGAATATCATCCTTGCCTGCACTGAGTGCAAGCGTCGCAACTACAGCACCCGGAAGAACAAGAAGAACACCACCGGGCGTCTGGAAATGAAAAAATATTGTCCCTGGGACAAGAAGCACACGCTTCACAGAGAAACCAGGTAA